One genomic segment of Sanyastnella coralliicola includes these proteins:
- the rsmA gene encoding 16S rRNA (adenine(1518)-N(6)/adenine(1519)-N(6))-dimethyltransferase RsmA gives MKVRAKKALGQHFLKNRGIAMDIAKAMTMHGDYAKMLEIGPGTGALTTCILEAFPETELYVMEIDQESIVYLEQEKILPSGRILPVDFLRADLNELLGDNFGLIGNFPYNISSQILFRVFDHRDDIPEIVGMFQKEVAERVASGPGNKNYGILSVLLQLFYDIEYLFTVDAQEFDPPPKVQSGVIRLRRNEVTELECDVKKLKRVVKAGFNQRRKMLRGSLKSILPKGTMLPDEYESKRPEQLSPDDFIRLTLALEQHLT, from the coding sequence ATGAAGGTTCGCGCGAAGAAAGCCTTAGGACAACACTTCCTCAAGAACCGAGGGATTGCCATGGATATCGCCAAGGCAATGACCATGCACGGCGACTATGCGAAGATGTTGGAAATTGGTCCGGGTACTGGAGCACTAACAACATGCATTCTCGAAGCTTTTCCAGAAACGGAACTCTATGTAATGGAGATCGACCAAGAGTCGATTGTTTACCTGGAGCAAGAGAAGATCCTGCCTTCAGGACGGATCTTGCCAGTAGATTTCTTACGTGCCGATCTGAACGAACTTCTGGGCGATAACTTCGGACTGATTGGGAACTTCCCCTATAACATCAGCTCGCAGATTCTATTCCGCGTCTTCGACCACAGAGATGACATTCCAGAAATTGTGGGGATGTTCCAAAAAGAAGTCGCCGAACGCGTGGCAAGTGGACCAGGGAACAAGAACTACGGTATTCTCTCTGTGCTTCTTCAGCTCTTCTACGATATCGAATATCTCTTCACTGTAGATGCTCAGGAGTTTGATCCTCCACCGAAGGTACAGTCAGGGGTTATTCGCTTGCGTCGAAATGAGGTGACTGAATTGGAATGCGATGTAAAGAAGCTGAAACGCGTGGTTAAAGCAGGATTCAACCAACGACGAAAAATGCTGCGTGGTTCGTTGAAGTCAATCCTTCCAAAAGGAACCATGCTACCTGATGAATACGAAAGCAAACGTCCGGAGCAATTGTCTCCTGATGATTTTATTCGCTTGACCCTTGCCTTGGAGCAGCACTTGACTTAA
- a CDS encoding DUF4286 family protein, giving the protein MILYNVTVSIDEDVHEEWLKWMKEKHIPDVMATGMFKENRICKVEGEEEGGKTYAIQYVAPDREHYDRYQKEFAAGLQADHTQRYQGKFAAFRTILEILHETR; this is encoded by the coding sequence ATGATCCTATACAACGTAACTGTAAGCATCGACGAAGATGTACATGAAGAGTGGCTGAAATGGATGAAGGAAAAACACATTCCAGACGTCATGGCCACAGGCATGTTCAAAGAAAACCGCATCTGTAAAGTCGAAGGCGAAGAGGAGGGAGGTAAAACCTACGCCATCCAGTACGTAGCACCTGATCGTGAGCATTACGATCGCTATCAGAAAGAGTTCGCCGCTGGGTTGCAAGCAGATCATACCCAACGCTACCAAGGGAAATTCGCGGCCTTCCGCACCATCCTTGAGATTTTGCACGAGACACGATGA